In Pseudomonas coleopterorum, the genomic window GCTCCGGAAAATGAAGGACCGCACCTCTGCGGGCGCTGGTCAATCGCGGATGCTAACACCTTGAATCGAAAGGCGATTAATACCTGAATGGAAGATGCTTAGGTGTTTTTGGAATAAGTGTCAGGCGTGTTTCCAAGGCTTGGAGTGGATCCTCACGCTGGCGCTGTGAGGATCCATTCAGGACCACGAAACGACGGGGGCTTACAGCCCGTCGAGCATCGCCTTGTTGCGCACGGCACCTTTGTCGGCGCTGGTGGCCAGCAGGGCGTAGGCCTTGAGCGCGGTGGTCACCTTGCGTGGACGCACCTCGACCGGCTTCCAGCCCTTCTTGTCCTGCTCGGCGCGACGGGCTGCCAACTCGGCATCGTCCACCAGCAGGTTGATCGAGCGATTGGGGATGTCGATCAGCACCTTGTCGCCGTCCTGCACCAGACCGATGGCGCCACCGGCGGCTGCCTCAGGCGACGCATGGCCGATGGACAGGCCCGAAGTGCCGCCCGAGAAACGTCCGTCGGTGAGCAATGCGCAGGCTTTGCCCAAGCCCTTGGATTTCAGGTAGGAGGTGGGATACAGCATCTCCTGCATGCCCGGACCACCTTTGGGACCCTCGTAGCGAATGATCACGATGTCACCGGCCTTCACTTCGTCGGCAAGGATGCCGCGCACGGCGCTGTCCTGGCTTTCGAAGATCTTGGCATTGCCTTCGAACACATGGATCGACTCATCCACACCGGCGGTTTTCACCACGCAACCGTCCAGCGCGATGTTGCCGTAGAGCACGGCCAGGCCGCCCTCCTGGGAGTAGGCATGTTCGAAGCTGCGGATGCAGCCATTTTCGCGGTCGTCGTCCAAAGTGTCCCAGCGTGTCGACTGGCTGAACGCGGTTTGTGTCGGAATGCCCGCCGGGCCCGCCTTGAAGAAGTGATGCACCGCTTCGTCGGTGGTCTGGGTGATGTCCCACTTGGCGATGGCTTCGGCCATGCTGCGGCTGTGCACGGTCGGCAGGTCGGTGTGCAGCAGGCCGCCACGGGCCAGCGAACCGAGGATGCTGAAGATGCCACCGGCACGGTGCACGTCTTCCATGTGGTATTTCTGGATGTTCGGCGCCACCTTGCACAGCTGCGGCACGCTGCGCGACAGACGATCGATGTCACGCAGGTCGAAGTCGATCTCGGCTTCCTGGGCTGCGGCCAGCAAGTGCAGGATGGTGTTGGTCGAACCGCCCATGGCGATGTCCAGCATCATGGCGTTTTCGAACGCCTTGAAGTTGGCGATGTTGCGCGGCAGGACCGATTCGTCGTTCTCGCCGTAGTAGCGTTTGCACAACTCGACGATGGTGCGGCCCGCCTGCAGGAACAACTGCTCGCGGTCGCTGTGGGTCGCCAGCGTGGAACCGTTGCCCGGCAAGGCCAGGCCCAGGGCTTCGGTCAGGCAGTTCATCGAGTTGGCGGTGAACATGCCGGAGCACGAACCACAGGTAGGGCAGGCGCTGCGCTCGTATTCGGCGACCTTTTCATCCGAGGCGGTGGCGTCGGCGGCAATCACCATGGCGTCGACCAGGTCCAGGCCGTGGCTGGCCAGTTTGGTCTTGCCGGCTTCCATCGGCCCGCCGGAAACGAAGATCACCGGCACGTTCAGGCGCAAGGCGGCCATCAGCATGCCCGGGGTGATCTTGTCGCAGTTGGAGATGCACACGATGGCGTCGGCGCAGTGGGCATTGACCATGTACTCGACCGAGTCGGCGATGATCTCGCGGCTGGGCAGGGAATACAGCATCCCGTCATGGCCCATGGCGATGCCGTCGTCCACCGCAATCGTGTTGAATTCCTTGGCCACGCCACCCGCGCGCTCGATCTCGCGTGCAACCAGCTGACCCAGGTCCTTGAGGTGCACATGGCCCGGTACGAACTGGGTGAACGAGTTGGCGATGGCGATGATCGGCTTCTTGAAATCGTCATCCTTCATGCCAGTGGCACGCCACAGCGCGCGGGCACCGGCCATGTTGCGGCCGTGGGTGGATGTTTTCGAGCGATAGTCAGGCATGGAACGACTCCGGGCGGCTAATCGGGTTTCAGTGAGGGAGTGAGCTTTTCCTGGTCCGCGGCACGCTCGGTCGGTGTGTTGCCGTGCTTGCGGATGAGGCCGGTAACGCTGCGGGATCGCCACGCGTTCGGCCGAGCTCATAAACCCGCCGGGGGATGATTGGCGAAGAGTAGGGCGATTCTACACCCATGGGGGAAGGATGGAACGTGGGGCAGGGCAAGTAATCGCCAGTGATGCCTGACGCGGCTCGCGCTGCTGCTACATAGCCCCTGTAGCAGCGGCGCGAGCCGCGTCAAAAGCGCCGCTGCATCAGCTATTAGGCAACAACCGGCACGTGATGCTCTTGATGTACCGCGTCTCCGGAATCGCTGGATGCACCGGATGGTCCGGGCCTTGGCCGCCGCGTTCGAGCAGTTGGATGTTGCGGTCCAGGTGGCGAGCGCTGGTCAGCAGGATGTTCTGCAGGTCGTCCTCGGGCAGGTGCATGGAGCACGAAGCGCTGACCAGGATGCCGTCCTTGCTGAGCAGGCGCATGGCTTGCTCGTTGAGGCGGCGGTAGGCGCCTTCGCCGTTCTTCAGGTCCTTCTTGCGCTTGATGAACGCGGGTGGGTCGGCGACGATCACGTCGAAGCGTTCTTCGGCGGCCTTCAGCTCTTTCAAGGCCTCGAACACGTCACCTTCCACGCAGGTGACTTTCTCGGCGAAGCCATTGAGCGCGGCATTGCGCTCGACGCCATCGAGGGCGAAGCCCGAAGCGTCGACGCAGAACACTTCGCTGGCGCCGAATGCGCCGGCCTGCACGCCCCAACCGCCGATGTAGCTGAACAGGTCGAGCACACGCTTGCCCTTGACGTACGGCGCCAGGCGCGCGCGGTTCATGCGGTGGTCGTAGAACCAGCCGGTCTTCTGGCCTTCCATCACGGGGGCTTCGAACTTCACGCCGTTCTCTTCCAAAGCGACCCACTCCGGGACCACGCCGAACGCGCTTTCCACGTAGCGCTCCAGGCCTTCGGCATCGCGGGCGGCGGAATCGTTCTTGAACAGGATGCCGCTGGGCTTGATCACCTGGATCAGCGCGGCCATGACATCGGCCTTGTAGCGTTCCATGGTGGCCGAAGCGAGCTGCACCACCAGAATGTCGCCGAAACGATCCACGACCAGGCCCGGCAGCAGGTCGGAATCACCGTACACCAGGCGATAGAACGGCTTGTCGAACAGCCGCTCGCGCAGCGACAGGCAGACGTTGAGGCGATGCACCAGCAACGACTTGTCCAGGCTCAGCTTGACGTCGCGCGACAGCAGGCGGGCGCAGATCAGGTTGTTCGGGCTCAGTGCGACGATGCCCAGAGGCTTGCCGCCCGCCGCTTCGAGAATGGCCTGGTCGCCCGCCTGGAAACCGTTCAGCGGGGTCGCGGCCACGTCGATCTCGTTGCTGTAGACCCACAGGTGGCCGGCGCGCAGGCGGCGGTCGGCGTTGGCTTTGAGGCGAAGGCTGGGCAGGGACATGAAGTCGCTCCGGGTAAAAAAGAGCGGGAGTATACCCCTTTGGTCCCGGCCTCGAATGGGGGATTCGACAAATGACCCGCCGCGCACGGTGGGCGCTAGGGGCCGCAGCGGTTAGAATCCGCGCTGTCCGAGGCGTCGAGCCTGGGGCATGCTTGCCTATCGATCCGCGTTTCCCGTCAGGAGCCCCATGCCTGAATTACCCGAAGTAGAAACCACCCGTCGGGGCATCGCCCCGCACCTGGAAGGGCAGCGTGTGAGCCGCGTCATCGTGCGCGATCGACGCCTGCGCTGGCCGATTCCCGAAGACCTGGATGCGCGCCTGTCCGGGCAACGGATCGTGGCGGTCGAGCGGCGGGCCAAGTACCTGCTGATCAACGCCGAAGTGGGTACCTTGATCAGCCATTTGGGGATGTCGGGCAATCTGCGTCTGGTCGAAGCCGGCTTGCCGGCGCTCAAGCACGAGCACGTCGATATCGAGCTGGAGTCAGGCATGGCCTTGCGCTATACCGATCCCCGGCGCTTCGGCGCCATGCTCTGGAGCCAGGATCCGCTCAACCACGAACTGCTCCTGCGCCTGGGCCCCGAGCCGTTGACCGAGCTGTTCGACGGCGAAAGGCTGTTCCAGCTGTCGCGTGGGCGCAGCATGGCGGTCAAGCCGTTCATCATGGACAACGCCGTGGTGGTGGGTGTGGGCAATATCTACGCGACCGAAGCGCTGTTCGCCGCCGGTATCGATCCGCGTCGCGCGGCGGGAGGCATATCCCGTGCCCGCTACCTGCGCCTGGCGGTCGAGATCAAGCGCATCCTGACCTATGCGATCGAGCGCGGCGGCACCACGTTGCGTGATTTCATCGGGGGGGATGGCCAGCCGGGCTACTTTCAGCAGGAATTGTTCGTCTATGGTCGCGGTGGGCAGCTGTGCAAGGTCTGCGGCACCACCTTGCGTGAGGTCAAGCTGGGCCAGCGTGCCAGCGTGTATTGCCCGCGTTGCCAGAAATGACTGTGCTGCACGGACGGTGTCGAGAGGGGCAGGGATAGCCAAGCCTTCGGCTCTTCAAGAAGCGGCTCGCGCCTGTCCTGCACAATCACGAGCAACTGATATAGTTACCGCATCGCAAATCGCAGTCGCCCACGTGAGCAGAAGGATTGTGCCATGAACCTGTTTCGAACCCTGTCGCTGGCGCTGATCGTCAGTTTCGGCCTGCACGCCGTGCCGGCCATCGCTGCCGACTCGAGCATGAGCGCAAGCAGCGGTGACCCGACCTACCAGATCCAGAATCCGCCAGCCTACGCGATGATCGGCGACCTGCTGATTGCGCGGCCGTTGCTGGTCGCCGCCACCATCGTGGGCGCAGGTCTGTTCGTGATCTC contains:
- the mutM gene encoding bifunctional DNA-formamidopyrimidine glycosylase/DNA-(apurinic or apyrimidinic site) lyase — encoded protein: MPELPEVETTRRGIAPHLEGQRVSRVIVRDRRLRWPIPEDLDARLSGQRIVAVERRAKYLLINAEVGTLISHLGMSGNLRLVEAGLPALKHEHVDIELESGMALRYTDPRRFGAMLWSQDPLNHELLLRLGPEPLTELFDGERLFQLSRGRSMAVKPFIMDNAVVVGVGNIYATEALFAAGIDPRRAAGGISRARYLRLAVEIKRILTYAIERGGTTLRDFIGGDGQPGYFQQELFVYGRGGQLCKVCGTTLREVKLGQRASVYCPRCQK
- a CDS encoding class I SAM-dependent rRNA methyltransferase, producing the protein MSLPSLRLKANADRRLRAGHLWVYSNEIDVAATPLNGFQAGDQAILEAAGGKPLGIVALSPNNLICARLLSRDVKLSLDKSLLVHRLNVCLSLRERLFDKPFYRLVYGDSDLLPGLVVDRFGDILVVQLASATMERYKADVMAALIQVIKPSGILFKNDSAARDAEGLERYVESAFGVVPEWVALEENGVKFEAPVMEGQKTGWFYDHRMNRARLAPYVKGKRVLDLFSYIGGWGVQAGAFGASEVFCVDASGFALDGVERNAALNGFAEKVTCVEGDVFEALKELKAAEERFDVIVADPPAFIKRKKDLKNGEGAYRRLNEQAMRLLSKDGILVSASCSMHLPEDDLQNILLTSARHLDRNIQLLERGGQGPDHPVHPAIPETRYIKSITCRLLPNS
- the ilvD gene encoding dihydroxy-acid dehydratase, with the protein product MPDYRSKTSTHGRNMAGARALWRATGMKDDDFKKPIIAIANSFTQFVPGHVHLKDLGQLVAREIERAGGVAKEFNTIAVDDGIAMGHDGMLYSLPSREIIADSVEYMVNAHCADAIVCISNCDKITPGMLMAALRLNVPVIFVSGGPMEAGKTKLASHGLDLVDAMVIAADATASDEKVAEYERSACPTCGSCSGMFTANSMNCLTEALGLALPGNGSTLATHSDREQLFLQAGRTIVELCKRYYGENDESVLPRNIANFKAFENAMMLDIAMGGSTNTILHLLAAAQEAEIDFDLRDIDRLSRSVPQLCKVAPNIQKYHMEDVHRAGGIFSILGSLARGGLLHTDLPTVHSRSMAEAIAKWDITQTTDEAVHHFFKAGPAGIPTQTAFSQSTRWDTLDDDRENGCIRSFEHAYSQEGGLAVLYGNIALDGCVVKTAGVDESIHVFEGNAKIFESQDSAVRGILADEVKAGDIVIIRYEGPKGGPGMQEMLYPTSYLKSKGLGKACALLTDGRFSGGTSGLSIGHASPEAAAGGAIGLVQDGDKVLIDIPNRSINLLVDDAELAARRAEQDKKGWKPVEVRPRKVTTALKAYALLATSADKGAVRNKAMLDGL